One Roseimaritima multifibrata DNA window includes the following coding sequences:
- a CDS encoding DUF1501 domain-containing protein, whose protein sequence is MDSPKVPGTRRQFLQQTGMGVGALALQWMLAQESAMAKPPVLKATPPSDLLPRKPHFEPRAKAMISLFQHGGPSHMDLTDPKPELTKYDGTDYTGDIQFSFVNEASKKLLGSPFQFQKHGQCGMELSELLPHTAGVVDDLCMIRSMHTGANGHEVSIRYFHGGIPAVLGRPTFGSWLTYALGSESQDLPAFMVLADPGGHPVDGATNWSNGFMPSMFQGTVLRPKEPRIFNLQPPPHLAGEFQRQNLDFLQELNQKHLESHPGESDLEARIASYELAARMQTAATDALDISQETAATHTMYGLDRPETREYGTRCLLARRLVERGVRFVQLFHSGQPWDNHSSIKTGLTSICKKTDQPAAALVADLRQRGMLDSTLVHWGGEIGRLPVTQEHGTPEKAGRDHNGQGFSIWLAGGGVRGGLTYGKTDDFGHHVIENKVTPNDFQATVMHLFGLNHEEVVYPHGNQEQIITANRPAQVVHDLIV, encoded by the coding sequence ATGGATTCCCCTAAGGTCCCCGGTACCCGCCGCCAATTCCTGCAACAAACCGGAATGGGTGTGGGTGCTTTGGCGTTGCAATGGATGCTGGCTCAAGAATCCGCAATGGCGAAGCCCCCTGTCCTAAAAGCGACGCCGCCAAGCGATCTGCTACCTCGAAAGCCGCACTTTGAGCCACGTGCCAAGGCGATGATTTCGTTGTTCCAACACGGTGGTCCATCGCACATGGACCTGACCGATCCCAAACCGGAACTCACGAAGTACGATGGGACGGATTACACCGGCGACATCCAGTTTTCGTTTGTCAATGAAGCGAGCAAAAAACTACTTGGCAGCCCCTTTCAATTCCAAAAGCACGGCCAGTGCGGCATGGAGTTGTCTGAACTATTGCCACATACCGCGGGGGTCGTCGACGACCTTTGCATGATCCGCAGCATGCACACCGGAGCGAACGGTCACGAAGTTTCGATCCGCTACTTCCATGGCGGAATTCCAGCGGTGCTGGGACGGCCAACCTTTGGTTCATGGCTGACCTACGCATTGGGCAGCGAGTCTCAAGACTTGCCAGCTTTTATGGTCTTGGCAGATCCTGGTGGGCATCCCGTCGATGGTGCGACCAACTGGAGCAATGGGTTCATGCCTTCGATGTTCCAGGGGACCGTCCTGCGGCCCAAGGAACCTAGAATTTTCAACCTGCAACCGCCTCCACATTTAGCGGGCGAATTCCAACGTCAGAATCTTGATTTTTTACAAGAACTGAACCAGAAGCATCTGGAATCCCATCCAGGCGAATCGGATCTTGAAGCTCGCATTGCCAGCTATGAACTTGCGGCCCGAATGCAAACCGCGGCGACAGATGCCTTGGATATTTCGCAAGAAACCGCCGCGACGCATACCATGTACGGATTGGATCGCCCAGAGACTCGCGAATACGGCACACGTTGTTTGTTGGCGCGACGTTTGGTTGAACGGGGCGTTCGGTTTGTGCAATTGTTCCACAGCGGTCAGCCTTGGGACAATCACAGCAGCATCAAAACCGGATTGACATCGATCTGTAAAAAGACCGACCAGCCGGCAGCGGCATTGGTCGCCGATCTTCGTCAGCGAGGGATGTTGGATTCAACCTTGGTTCACTGGGGCGGAGAAATCGGGCGGTTGCCGGTCACTCAGGAACATGGAACCCCAGAGAAAGCAGGGCGCGATCACAATGGCCAGGGATTCAGCATTTGGCTGGCCGGAGGCGGAGTTCGCGGCGGTTTGACGTATGGCAAGACGGATGACTTTGGACACCACGTTATCGAGAACAAGGTCACCCCAAATGACTTCCAAGCGACTGTAATGCATCTGTTTGGTTTGAACCATGAAGAAGTGGTCTATCCACACGGAAACCAAGAACAGATCATCACCGCAAATCGCCCCGCACAAGTCGTGCACGATTTGATCGTCTAG
- a CDS encoding PSD1 and planctomycete cytochrome C domain-containing protein, whose translation MHFWLASRCPHRFVVVSCLFVLACGSTYAAEPPHFETEIRPILREYCFDCHGAVEELEGGLDLRLVHLMISGGDSGEAVVPGDPDVSLLLQRVRDGDMPPGDARVSDEKIAILEAWIRAGAATLRDEPKTLEPGIPITEEERNYWAYQPIAEVSVPAYVNNKSIRSPIDALIAAQMPAGLTFSDDADRFTLVQRVYNDLLGLPPTIEQIEPWLHNEDPLWFENLVDELLRSPHYGERWGRHWLDAAGYADSDGYTVADSNREWAWRYRDYVTQALNEDKPFDEFIHEQLAGDEIAGPKQGDWTPRQIELLTATGFLRMAADGTGSGDNSPEARNKVIADTLQIVCSTLLGSSVHCAQCHDHRYDPISHADYFSLRAVFEPALDWQAWKPPAARLVSLATEQDRAAAAKIESEVSSVAAERAAQQTVFIQEVFEQELLKFEEPLRSQLRTAYETPKDKRDAEQSKLLANNPSINITPGVLYQYRPDAAAELKKFDAKIAELRASKPVEQFVQAFVEPANHVPVSHLFHRGDFNQPKQVIEPAGLTVASAEGSRVTFPVNDPQLPTTGRRLAFAKWLTAESNPLTARAIVNRIWMHHFGHGIVATPGEFGRLGEKPSHPELLDWLASDFVKHGWSLKRLHRQILTSTTWRQSSLRRPEGEAIDAENQFYWRKSLQRVDAEILRDSMLAVSGSLDLKFYGPPVAVAEDETGQVRVDASQPRRSIYARVRRSQPVGMLQTFDAPVMGVNCDVRTVTTVAPQSLMMLNGAFVLEQAGMVADQAIKRAAETAPTGDQAIASWLPEMPPLAWRYGSGKVDEKAGVINDFVDLPHYTGSSWQGGPTAPDAKFGWTILNASGGHPGNPAHPAIRRWTAPTDGQLSIAGTLQHGSANGDGVRSRIFSSSGMKGDWQSKNRPVQTPVPAFAVKAGETIDFVTDCIANETSDSFSWPLKLTFTPTDAKPIPYDSVADFHGPESDLELLPAQINAAWEVVLSRAASEAELKMALRFAADQLVLMSRDRQGTSPGRSRGEQVLVNICQMLLNSNEFLYIE comes from the coding sequence ATGCACTTCTGGTTGGCTTCACGATGCCCCCATCGTTTTGTAGTGGTCAGCTGTCTGTTCGTACTCGCGTGCGGATCGACGTACGCTGCCGAGCCCCCTCACTTTGAAACCGAGATCCGTCCGATCTTGCGTGAGTACTGCTTCGATTGCCATGGTGCCGTGGAAGAATTGGAAGGCGGACTGGATCTGCGTCTCGTCCACCTAATGATTTCCGGTGGCGATTCAGGTGAAGCCGTTGTCCCGGGCGACCCGGATGTCAGTTTGTTGCTGCAACGCGTCCGTGACGGCGATATGCCCCCAGGCGATGCCCGGGTATCTGACGAAAAAATCGCTATTTTAGAAGCGTGGATACGAGCCGGCGCAGCAACCCTGCGCGATGAACCCAAAACACTGGAACCAGGGATTCCGATCACCGAAGAAGAGCGGAACTACTGGGCTTATCAACCGATCGCGGAAGTGTCCGTTCCGGCCTACGTAAACAATAAGAGCATCCGCTCCCCCATCGATGCGTTGATCGCCGCACAGATGCCTGCCGGATTGACCTTTTCTGACGATGCAGATCGATTCACGCTGGTACAACGCGTCTATAACGACTTGCTTGGTCTGCCACCGACAATCGAGCAAATCGAACCATGGCTGCACAACGAAGATCCTCTCTGGTTTGAAAACTTGGTGGATGAATTGCTTCGGTCGCCGCACTATGGCGAGCGATGGGGCAGGCACTGGCTAGATGCAGCGGGATACGCCGATAGCGACGGCTACACGGTCGCCGACAGCAACCGGGAATGGGCATGGCGTTACCGCGATTATGTGACGCAAGCCTTAAACGAAGATAAGCCATTCGACGAATTCATCCACGAACAGCTTGCGGGCGATGAAATCGCTGGCCCCAAGCAAGGCGATTGGACGCCGCGCCAGATTGAACTGCTGACCGCCACCGGGTTCCTGCGAATGGCAGCCGACGGCACGGGCAGCGGCGACAACAGTCCCGAAGCTCGCAACAAAGTCATCGCCGACACGCTGCAAATTGTTTGTTCAACGTTGCTTGGTTCGAGCGTTCACTGCGCCCAGTGCCACGACCACCGCTACGACCCGATCTCACACGCGGACTACTTTTCCCTGCGAGCCGTTTTCGAACCGGCGTTGGATTGGCAGGCCTGGAAACCGCCCGCTGCAAGGTTGGTTTCCCTCGCGACCGAGCAAGATCGCGCTGCGGCAGCAAAGATTGAGAGCGAAGTCAGCAGTGTGGCTGCCGAGCGTGCCGCCCAACAAACGGTGTTCATCCAAGAGGTGTTCGAGCAAGAACTGCTGAAGTTCGAGGAACCACTCCGTTCCCAATTGCGGACGGCTTATGAAACGCCAAAGGACAAACGGGATGCGGAACAAAGCAAATTGTTGGCCAATAATCCAAGTATCAACATCACCCCCGGTGTTCTGTATCAATACCGCCCCGACGCCGCTGCCGAATTGAAAAAATTCGACGCAAAGATTGCCGAGTTGCGAGCTTCCAAACCTGTCGAACAATTCGTCCAAGCGTTCGTCGAGCCCGCAAACCATGTTCCCGTCAGCCATCTGTTTCACCGTGGCGATTTCAATCAACCGAAACAAGTTATTGAACCTGCAGGCTTAACGGTCGCTTCCGCCGAAGGATCTCGTGTAACGTTCCCGGTAAATGATCCTCAGCTACCGACGACGGGCCGGCGTCTGGCATTCGCGAAATGGTTGACAGCCGAAAGCAATCCGTTGACCGCTAGAGCCATCGTCAATCGGATTTGGATGCACCACTTCGGGCACGGCATCGTAGCGACACCGGGCGAATTCGGGCGTTTAGGCGAAAAGCCGTCACACCCGGAATTGCTCGATTGGTTGGCGAGCGATTTCGTCAAGCATGGCTGGAGTTTAAAACGGCTACACCGGCAGATTTTAACGTCAACAACCTGGCGGCAGAGCTCTTTGCGTCGGCCGGAAGGGGAAGCGATCGATGCGGAGAATCAATTCTATTGGCGCAAATCACTACAACGCGTTGACGCCGAAATCCTGCGTGATTCGATGCTGGCAGTTTCCGGGAGTCTTGACCTGAAATTTTATGGGCCTCCGGTAGCGGTTGCGGAAGATGAAACCGGGCAAGTTCGCGTCGACGCTAGCCAACCGCGGCGGAGCATATACGCGCGCGTCCGCCGAAGCCAACCGGTTGGCATGTTGCAAACGTTTGATGCACCGGTGATGGGTGTCAACTGTGATGTGCGGACCGTCACGACCGTAGCGCCTCAGTCATTGATGATGCTGAATGGTGCTTTCGTTCTCGAGCAAGCTGGCATGGTCGCGGACCAAGCGATCAAGCGAGCTGCCGAAACAGCACCTACCGGTGATCAGGCAATAGCATCCTGGTTACCAGAAATGCCGCCGCTCGCTTGGCGTTACGGATCCGGCAAAGTAGACGAGAAGGCTGGCGTGATCAACGACTTTGTCGACCTGCCTCATTACACAGGCTCTTCATGGCAAGGGGGCCCAACGGCTCCGGACGCTAAATTCGGCTGGACCATCCTTAACGCCAGCGGCGGGCATCCTGGAAATCCCGCCCACCCCGCGATCCGTCGATGGACCGCACCGACCGACGGACAACTTAGCATTGCAGGAACACTGCAGCATGGCAGTGCAAATGGAGACGGCGTCCGCTCGCGTATTTTTTCGTCAAGCGGAATGAAAGGTGATTGGCAAAGCAAAAACAGACCGGTGCAGACCCCGGTGCCAGCGTTTGCAGTGAAGGCTGGCGAAACGATCGACTTTGTCACCGATTGCATCGCCAATGAAACTTCCGACTCCTTCAGTTGGCCGCTCAAATTGACTTTCACGCCAACCGATGCAAAACCGATCCCCTATGACTCGGTGGCCGATTTTCATGGCCCTGAATCGGACCTTGAATTGCTACCTGCCCAAATCAATGCGGCATGGGAAGTTGTTCTGTCCCGCGCCGCCAGCGAAGCGGAGTTAAAAATGGCGCTTCGTTTTGCTGCCGATCAATTAGTACTGATGTCTCGTGATCGCCAAGGCACATCGCCAGGCCGCTCGCGGGGAGAGCAAGTCCTTGTCAACATCTGCCAAATGCTGCTCAATTCCAACGAATTTCTCTACATCGAATGA
- a CDS encoding dihydrodipicolinate synthase family protein, giving the protein MDHSTRSQLLEGMVIPASPLALTAERKIDVQRQRALIRYYADAGVGGVAVGVHTTQFAIRDPKHSLFQPVLEIAAEELRNQEQRLGRPLLRIGGIVGNTKQAVAEATLLRDLGFQAGLLSLAGHSANSVDDLINHCKEVAAVIPVIGFYLQPAVGGTLLSYEFWRRFAEIENVVAIKMAPFNRYQTLDVVRAVADSGREDIAMYTGNDDNIVIDLLTEYRFPTREGTKRISIVGGLLGHWACWTKKAVELFDRCKTMRKESMIPREMLSLANEVTDCNAALFDSANAFEGCIPGIHEVLRRQGLLAGTWCLDPNERMGPGQADELTRIQESYPHLTDDEFVKENLDRWMS; this is encoded by the coding sequence ATGGACCATTCGACCCGCAGCCAACTTCTTGAAGGAATGGTGATTCCCGCTTCTCCATTGGCGCTTACCGCCGAGCGGAAAATCGATGTGCAGCGTCAACGTGCACTGATTCGGTATTACGCCGACGCAGGAGTTGGCGGGGTTGCCGTTGGCGTGCATACAACACAGTTTGCGATCCGCGATCCCAAGCATTCGCTCTTTCAGCCGGTGCTGGAAATCGCCGCCGAAGAGCTTCGAAATCAGGAACAACGGCTCGGTCGTCCTCTGCTGCGAATCGGTGGGATCGTGGGAAACACGAAACAAGCCGTTGCCGAAGCAACCTTGCTTCGCGATCTGGGATTCCAAGCTGGGTTGCTAAGTCTAGCGGGTCACTCAGCAAATTCGGTGGATGATTTGATCAACCACTGTAAAGAGGTCGCTGCCGTGATCCCCGTGATCGGTTTCTATTTGCAGCCAGCGGTCGGCGGAACACTGCTTTCGTATGAATTTTGGCGACGGTTTGCGGAAATTGAAAATGTCGTCGCGATCAAGATGGCACCCTTCAATCGCTACCAGACATTGGATGTGGTTCGTGCGGTAGCCGATTCGGGACGTGAAGACATCGCGATGTATACCGGCAACGATGACAATATTGTGATCGATCTTTTGACCGAGTATCGTTTTCCTACGCGGGAAGGGACGAAACGCATTTCAATCGTCGGCGGTCTGTTAGGCCATTGGGCTTGCTGGACCAAAAAAGCTGTGGAGTTATTTGACCGCTGTAAAACGATGCGAAAGGAATCGATGATCCCCAGGGAGATGCTGTCGCTTGCTAACGAGGTAACCGACTGCAATGCCGCATTGTTTGATTCGGCCAATGCATTTGAAGGCTGCATCCCTGGGATTCACGAAGTCCTCCGCCGCCAAGGTTTGTTGGCGGGAACTTGGTGCCTAGACCCCAACGAAAGGATGGGGCCCGGCCAAGCGGACGAGTTGACTCGCATCCAGGAATCTTATCCGCACCTCACCGATGACGAATTTGTCAAAGAGAATCTTGATCGATGGATGTCTTAG